In one window of Burkholderia cepacia ATCC 25416 DNA:
- a CDS encoding HAL/PAL/TAL family ammonia-lyase: MTVFRSARPLDWRQIAEVAAGEPLALTDEARVRVAVARELVDEIVARGIRAYGVNTGVGALCNVIVSPAQQSTLSRNILMSHAVGVGAPLGAAETRAIIAAAINNYAHGHSGVRADVVDQLVALLEHDCLPEVPAHGSVGYLTHMAHVALVCIGHGHARHRGERMRGDEALRRIGREPLVLGAKEGLSLVNGTPCVTGLAALALARAERLLDWADWVAAMSFENLGGQLASFDPASLALRVSPGIGQVGARLRALLADSGMLGAASGRHTQDPLSLRTIPHVHGAARDVFAVTAEVVDRELASVTDNPIVAGTRDEPAVHSQAHAVGAGIALAMDSLAAAMAQVAAIAERRLDRLVNPLVSGLPAFLATPGGTCSGFMIAQYTAVALVAQNQRLAAPASLDGGITSGLQEDHLCHATPAALKALDIIENTTRVLAIEMLAAAQAYDLQANGAARAAPTDTLWRHVRERVPAYQDDRPLADDIAIATGIVAGMPPPVL, translated from the coding sequence ATGACCGTATTCCGTTCGGCAAGGCCGCTCGACTGGCGGCAGATCGCGGAGGTGGCCGCCGGCGAACCGCTGGCGCTCACGGACGAAGCGCGCGTGCGTGTCGCCGTGGCACGCGAGCTCGTCGATGAAATCGTCGCGCGCGGCATCCGCGCGTACGGCGTCAACACCGGCGTCGGCGCGCTGTGCAACGTGATCGTGTCGCCGGCGCAGCAGAGCACGCTGTCGCGCAACATCCTGATGAGCCACGCGGTCGGCGTCGGCGCGCCGCTCGGCGCGGCGGAAACGCGCGCGATCATCGCGGCGGCGATCAACAATTACGCGCACGGGCATTCCGGCGTGCGCGCCGATGTCGTCGACCAGCTCGTCGCGCTGCTTGAACACGATTGCCTGCCGGAGGTGCCGGCGCACGGGTCGGTCGGGTATCTGACACATATGGCGCACGTCGCGCTCGTCTGCATCGGTCACGGCCATGCGCGCCACCGCGGCGAGCGGATGCGCGGCGACGAAGCGTTGCGCCGCATCGGCCGCGAGCCGCTGGTGCTCGGTGCGAAGGAGGGGCTGAGCCTCGTCAACGGCACGCCGTGCGTGACGGGGCTGGCCGCGCTCGCGCTCGCCCGCGCGGAGCGGCTGCTCGACTGGGCCGACTGGGTCGCGGCGATGAGCTTCGAGAACCTCGGCGGGCAGCTGGCCTCCTTCGATCCGGCATCGCTCGCGCTACGCGTTTCGCCCGGCATCGGGCAGGTCGGCGCACGGCTGCGCGCGCTGCTCGCCGACAGCGGGATGCTCGGCGCGGCGAGCGGCCGGCATACGCAGGATCCGCTCAGCCTGCGCACGATTCCGCATGTGCACGGCGCGGCACGCGACGTATTCGCCGTGACGGCGGAAGTGGTCGATCGCGAACTGGCGTCCGTCACCGACAACCCGATCGTCGCCGGCACGCGCGACGAACCGGCCGTCCATTCGCAGGCGCATGCGGTCGGCGCCGGCATTGCGCTCGCGATGGACAGCCTCGCGGCCGCGATGGCACAGGTCGCGGCGATCGCCGAACGGCGTCTCGACCGTCTCGTCAATCCGCTCGTCAGCGGGCTGCCGGCGTTTCTCGCGACGCCGGGCGGCACGTGTTCCGGCTTCATGATCGCGCAGTACACGGCAGTCGCCCTCGTCGCGCAGAACCAGCGGCTCGCGGCGCCCGCGAGCCTCGACGGCGGCATCACGTCGGGGCTGCAGGAAGATCACCTGTGCCATGCGACGCCGGCGGCGCTGAAGGCGCTCGACATCATCGAGAACACGACGCGCGTGCTCGCGATCGAGATGCTGGCGGCCGCGCAGGCGTACGATCTGCAGGCGAACGGCGCGGCGCGGGCCGCGCCCACCGATACGTTGTGGCGGCACGTGCGCGAACGCGTGCCCGCGTACCAGGACGACCGGCCGCTCGCGGACGACATCGCGATCGCGACCGGCATCGTCGCAGGGATGCCGCCGCCGGTGCTGTGA
- a CDS encoding ABC transporter ATP-binding protein, translating into MNTAAPVALSVRNIHKSFGDHHVLKGISLDAHEGDVISILGASGSGKSTFLRCLNLLETPDDGTVALAGEELKMKRARDGKLQPGDRRQVDRIRSQLGMVFQNFNLWSHMTVLDNLVEGPLRVQKRSRAEAVEEAEALLARVGLADKRGYYPAHLSGGQQQRVAIARALAMHPKVMLFDEPTSALDPELVGEVLRVMRSLAEEGRTMLVVTHEMGFARHVSNRVMFLHQGEVDSDGTPGDLFGGQCSERFRQFVSSHHDRAAN; encoded by the coding sequence ATGAACACCGCTGCTCCCGTTGCCCTGTCGGTCAGGAACATCCACAAGTCGTTCGGCGATCATCACGTGCTGAAGGGCATTTCGCTCGACGCGCACGAAGGCGACGTGATCTCGATCCTCGGCGCGAGCGGCTCGGGCAAGAGCACGTTCCTGCGCTGCCTGAACCTGCTCGAAACGCCCGACGACGGCACTGTCGCGCTCGCCGGCGAGGAACTGAAGATGAAGCGCGCGCGCGACGGCAAGCTGCAGCCGGGCGACCGGCGCCAGGTCGACCGGATCCGCTCGCAGCTCGGGATGGTGTTCCAGAACTTCAACCTGTGGTCGCACATGACGGTGCTCGACAACCTCGTCGAAGGTCCGCTGCGCGTGCAGAAGCGCAGTCGCGCCGAAGCGGTCGAGGAAGCCGAGGCGCTCCTCGCGCGCGTCGGCCTCGCGGACAAGCGCGGCTACTATCCGGCGCACCTGTCCGGCGGCCAGCAGCAGCGCGTCGCGATCGCCCGTGCGCTCGCGATGCATCCGAAGGTGATGCTGTTCGACGAACCGACGTCGGCGCTCGATCCGGAACTGGTCGGCGAGGTGCTGCGCGTGATGCGTTCGCTCGCCGAGGAAGGGCGCACGATGCTGGTCGTCACGCATGAAATGGGTTTCGCACGGCACGTGTCGAATCGCGTGATGTTCCTGCATCAGGGCGAGGTCGACTCCGACGGCACGCCCGGCGACCTGTTCGGCGGCCAGTGCTCGGAGCGCTTCCGGCAGTTCGTGTCGAGCCATCACGACCGCGCCGCGAACTGA
- a CDS encoding catalase: MKNRDTSTRLDHATGAPVADNLNIETAGPRGPALLQDIWLIEKLAHFDREVIPERRMHAKGSGAHGVFTVTHDITRYTKAKLFSEIGKATPVFMRFSTVAGERGAADAERDIRGFAVKFYTEEGNWDIVGNNTPVFFFRDPLRFPDLNHAIKRDPRTGLRSANSNWDFWTLLPEALHQVTIVMSDRGIPRSYRHMHGFGSHTFSLVDADNRRTWVKFHFRTQQGIANLTDGEAEQLVGKDRETHGRDLYESIERGDFPRWTLFIQVMNDDEARALPFNPFDLTKVWPKSDFPLIEAGVLELNRNPGNYFAEVEQAAFSPANVVPGIGFSPDKMLQARLFSYGDTQRYRLGVNFNHIPVNAPKCPFHSYHRDGAMRTDDNLGGTPSYYPNSSGEWEVRPDLHEPPLRIEGDAAHWDHRVDVDHFAQPGNLFRLMSQAQQHLLFDNTARQMASVHAHIQERHILNCAKADPEYGAGVREALARIGATTATK; this comes from the coding sequence ATGAAGAATCGCGATACGTCTACGCGTCTTGATCACGCAACGGGTGCACCCGTTGCCGACAATCTGAACATCGAAACGGCCGGCCCGCGCGGTCCCGCGCTGCTGCAGGATATCTGGCTGATCGAGAAACTCGCGCACTTCGACCGCGAGGTCATTCCCGAACGACGCATGCACGCCAAAGGATCGGGCGCGCACGGCGTATTCACGGTGACGCACGACATCACGCGCTACACCAAGGCGAAACTCTTTTCGGAAATCGGCAAGGCAACGCCGGTATTCATGCGCTTTTCGACCGTCGCCGGCGAGCGCGGCGCCGCGGATGCCGAGCGCGACATCCGCGGCTTCGCGGTGAAGTTCTATACGGAAGAAGGGAACTGGGACATCGTGGGCAACAACACGCCCGTGTTCTTTTTCCGTGACCCGCTGCGTTTTCCCGATCTCAACCACGCGATCAAGCGCGACCCGCGCACGGGACTGCGCAGCGCAAACAGCAACTGGGACTTCTGGACGCTCCTGCCGGAAGCGCTTCACCAGGTCACGATCGTCATGAGCGACAGGGGCATACCGCGCAGCTATCGCCACATGCATGGATTCGGTAGCCATACGTTCAGCCTCGTCGATGCCGACAATCGGCGGACGTGGGTGAAATTCCACTTCCGTACGCAGCAAGGCATCGCGAATCTGACCGACGGCGAAGCCGAACAGCTCGTGGGCAAGGATCGCGAAACGCATGGCCGCGACCTTTACGAAAGCATCGAACGCGGCGACTTCCCGCGCTGGACTCTCTTCATTCAGGTGATGAACGACGACGAGGCCAGGGCACTGCCGTTCAACCCGTTCGACCTGACCAAGGTCTGGCCGAAAAGCGATTTCCCGTTGATCGAGGCAGGCGTGCTCGAATTGAACCGCAACCCGGGCAACTACTTCGCCGAGGTCGAGCAGGCGGCGTTTTCGCCCGCGAACGTCGTGCCCGGCATCGGCTTTTCGCCGGACAAGATGCTGCAGGCGCGGCTGTTCTCTTATGGCGACACGCAACGTTATCGGCTGGGCGTGAACTTCAATCACATTCCCGTCAATGCGCCGAAGTGCCCCTTCCACAGCTACCATCGCGATGGCGCCATGCGCACCGACGACAACCTCGGCGGCACACCGTCCTACTACCCGAATAGTTCCGGCGAGTGGGAAGTGCGGCCCGATCTTCACGAGCCGCCGCTGCGGATCGAAGGCGACGCCGCACATTGGGACCACCGCGTGGACGTCGATCACTTCGCGCAGCCCGGGAATCTGTTTCGCCTGATGAGCCAGGCGCAACAACACTTGCTGTTCGATAACACCGCTCGCCAGATGGCCTCCGTCCACGCGCATATCCAGGAGCGCCACATCCTCAATTGCGCGAAGGCCGACCCCGAGTACGGCGCGGGCGTTCGCGAGGCGCTGGCAAGAATCGGGGCAACGACTGCGACGAAGTAG
- a CDS encoding HD domain-containing protein produces the protein MSQVIQDVAVPDSQLAREITEFVRDTSTPLLFHHSSRVYLFGALEGARRGLKFDPELLYAGAMFHDIGLTGAYSSATERFEVDGANAAREFLSGRGITAADIDLVWTAIALHTTPGIPRHMHPVVALVTAGVEMDVLGLSYHAFSHEEREAVTHAHPRPPHFKEEIIQAFYNGIKHKPETTFGNVKADVIADKEPHFHRGDFCSVIRNSAWPG, from the coding sequence ATGTCGCAGGTCATTCAGGATGTCGCCGTGCCCGACAGTCAGCTTGCGCGGGAAATTACCGAGTTCGTGCGCGACACGTCCACCCCGCTGCTCTTTCATCATTCGAGCCGCGTCTATTTGTTCGGCGCCCTGGAGGGCGCGCGCCGCGGCCTGAAATTCGATCCGGAACTGTTGTACGCGGGCGCCATGTTCCATGACATCGGCCTCACCGGCGCGTACAGCAGCGCCACCGAGCGCTTCGAAGTCGACGGAGCCAATGCGGCCCGCGAGTTTCTCTCGGGCCGGGGCATCACCGCGGCCGACATCGATCTCGTCTGGACGGCCATTGCGCTGCATACCACGCCCGGCATTCCGCGCCATATGCACCCGGTTGTCGCACTGGTGACCGCCGGGGTCGAGATGGATGTGCTCGGACTTTCGTACCACGCGTTCTCGCACGAGGAACGCGAAGCCGTCACGCATGCGCATCCGCGCCCGCCGCACTTCAAGGAAGAGATCATTCAGGCGTTCTACAACGGCATCAAGCACAAACCGGAGACCACGTTCGGCAACGTGAAAGCCGACGTGATCGCCGACAAGGAGCCTCATTTCCATCGGGGAGACTTCTGTTCCGTCATCCGCAATTCGGCATGGCCGGGTTGA
- a CDS encoding efflux transporter outer membrane subunit, with product MPLHRSLVLLTSVAALSACAVGPDYHRPDAPLAQHYMTQPPAGTAKAPVADLPAWWESFNDPLLTRYVSRALAQNLDLAQAVAQITQARARLGTANAALLPSASVSASAARAYQSVDTPLGQLLNATPGYSRWGTEYETNLEAGWEIDIFGGLRRQREAALADYSATQAAAVATRLAVAAQTADIYVTIRGLQARLDIATRQVQTQQALLSDVKLLYSKGAAADYQVQQAQGALDQVQAGVPVLLAALDAASNALDVMLGSPPGTHRAELSPPSLIPVAPSLAEMGTPADLLQRRPDLIAAERHLAAANARIGAAIGEYYPTVSLNAFLGSATSAATGTLFSGGANQAAGLVGLRWRLFDFVRIGADVEAAKGADAQALAAYRQAVLRASEDVENSLSSLVNRQAQAATLSHAESSFSRAKDASMTAYRSGAASFIDVLHANETLLQAADARAQAQTESARAAISTFKALGGGWDPASHVGQTSLTSR from the coding sequence ATGCCCCTGCACCGTTCACTTGTTCTCCTGACCAGCGTCGCCGCCCTCTCGGCGTGCGCCGTGGGTCCCGACTACCACCGCCCGGATGCGCCGCTGGCGCAGCACTACATGACCCAGCCGCCCGCCGGCACGGCAAAGGCTCCGGTTGCCGATCTGCCCGCGTGGTGGGAAAGCTTCAACGACCCGCTGCTCACGCGTTACGTTTCGCGGGCGCTGGCGCAGAACCTGGACCTGGCCCAGGCCGTTGCGCAAATTACTCAGGCGCGTGCGCGCCTCGGCACGGCCAACGCGGCGCTTCTTCCGTCGGCCTCGGTTTCCGCGTCGGCCGCACGCGCCTATCAGTCCGTCGACACGCCGCTGGGACAATTGCTCAATGCCACGCCGGGTTACTCGCGCTGGGGCACCGAGTACGAAACCAACCTGGAGGCCGGTTGGGAGATCGACATCTTCGGCGGTCTGCGCCGTCAGCGTGAAGCCGCGCTCGCCGATTACTCGGCGACGCAGGCGGCGGCAGTCGCCACCCGCCTTGCCGTCGCGGCCCAGACCGCGGACATCTACGTCACGATCCGGGGGCTCCAGGCCCGTCTGGACATCGCGACCCGGCAGGTGCAGACGCAGCAGGCGCTGCTCTCGGACGTGAAACTCCTGTATTCGAAAGGCGCGGCGGCCGACTATCAGGTTCAGCAGGCGCAGGGTGCGCTCGACCAGGTTCAGGCCGGCGTGCCCGTCCTGCTTGCGGCGCTCGATGCAGCGTCGAACGCCCTCGATGTGATGCTCGGCTCCCCTCCCGGCACGCACCGCGCGGAGCTGAGCCCGCCGTCCCTGATCCCCGTTGCGCCGTCGCTCGCGGAAATGGGCACGCCGGCCGATCTGCTGCAAAGACGTCCCGACCTGATCGCCGCCGAACGTCACCTCGCTGCGGCCAATGCGCGCATTGGCGCCGCGATCGGCGAGTACTACCCGACGGTCTCGCTGAACGCCTTCCTCGGCAGCGCGACCTCCGCCGCCACCGGCACGTTGTTCTCGGGCGGCGCCAACCAGGCGGCCGGCCTCGTCGGGCTGCGCTGGCGCCTGTTCGATTTCGTGCGCATCGGCGCCGATGTCGAAGCGGCGAAAGGCGCCGACGCGCAAGCGCTCGCGGCCTATCGGCAGGCCGTGCTCCGCGCGTCCGAGGACGTCGAAAACTCGCTCTCGTCATTGGTGAACCGACAGGCGCAGGCGGCCACGCTGTCGCATGCCGAGTCGTCGTTTTCCCGCGCCAAGGATGCGTCGATGACCGCGTACCGCAGCGGTGCGGCGAGTTTCATCGACGTATTGCACGCCAACGAGACGCTGCTCCAGGCCGCCGACGCGCGTGCGCAAGCACAAACGGAATCCGCGCGTGCGGCGATCTCGACGTTCAAGGCACTCGGCGGCGGCTGGGATCCGGCATCGCACGTCGGGCAGACGTCGCTGACTTCACGCTGA
- a CDS encoding helix-turn-helix domain-containing protein → MNDKDPVDFGQPVADDTLARRFLLRDAPTVRAGVFSHGQPISFTRLINPRPQPGRSLTPQPEEAFVFQMPLILGPDPGLRYSSGNLDASASCSPGSCYLLDLRASPTRRLDMPFDTMRLYLAQGAIEEFTDQKRRRRIGGLVQPHLGASDPVLFSLSHTLQTVLQQPDLTSALFIDYLALAFCEHVVTRYGRADPVLRPRRSGIAPWQMRRIEDYFASHLHDNPSIADLARECNLSTSYFGEAFKQTTGSTPHQWLLKRRIERAKSLLRETDASLASIASDCGFFDQSHFSRVFSRLEGCGPKDWAQRNR, encoded by the coding sequence ATGAACGACAAGGATCCTGTCGATTTCGGGCAACCCGTTGCAGACGACACGCTCGCCAGACGGTTTCTCCTGCGAGACGCGCCCACCGTAAGGGCCGGCGTTTTCTCCCACGGGCAACCGATCTCGTTCACCCGGTTGATCAACCCGCGGCCTCAACCGGGGCGCTCGCTCACGCCGCAACCGGAGGAAGCCTTCGTCTTCCAGATGCCGCTGATACTCGGCCCCGATCCCGGCCTCCGTTATTCAAGCGGCAACCTCGATGCTTCCGCATCGTGCAGTCCTGGCAGCTGTTATCTGCTCGACCTGCGCGCGAGCCCGACGCGCCGTCTCGACATGCCGTTCGATACCATGCGGCTCTATCTGGCCCAGGGTGCGATCGAGGAGTTCACCGATCAAAAGCGGCGCCGGCGCATAGGAGGACTCGTGCAGCCGCATCTCGGCGCCAGCGACCCGGTGCTGTTCAGTCTGTCGCATACGCTGCAGACGGTCCTGCAGCAGCCCGACCTGACGAGTGCGTTGTTCATCGATTACCTCGCGCTGGCGTTTTGCGAACACGTCGTCACACGCTATGGCCGAGCCGATCCGGTGCTCCGGCCACGCCGCTCCGGAATCGCTCCTTGGCAGATGCGGCGCATCGAGGATTATTTCGCGTCCCACCTGCACGACAATCCGTCGATCGCCGATCTCGCACGCGAGTGCAATCTCTCCACCAGCTACTTCGGCGAAGCCTTCAAGCAGACCACCGGCAGCACGCCCCATCAGTGGCTGCTCAAGCGCCGTATCGAGCGCGCGAAATCGCTGTTGCGGGAAACCGATGCGAGCCTGGCCAGCATCGCATCGGACTGCGGATTTTTCGACCAGAGTCATTTTTCGCGCGTGTTCTCGCGTCTCGAGGGATGCGGGCCGAAAGACTGGGCGCAGCGGAACCGATAG
- the hutC gene encoding histidine utilization repressor, which produces MNHTERHLSAGLAVASGDDVPARALPAYQQIKRYVVERIAKGDWKPGGAIPTEAELVKEFGVARMTVSRALRELTAERVLTRIQGAGTFVERRHYESTVLEIRNIADEIAERGHRHSGRVLLLESSDDTEAIEALGLRSGPVFHSRIVHYEDDEPIQFEDRYVNPALFPAYLEQDFTVETPNHYMVRLAPIQRAEFRIYAQKPDAQVRRHLVMEIGEPCLLLRRRTWVGEQVATSVRLWHPASRFHLAGRV; this is translated from the coding sequence ATGAACCATACGGAACGACACCTTTCCGCCGGGCTGGCGGTCGCGTCGGGCGACGACGTGCCGGCGCGCGCGCTGCCGGCCTACCAGCAGATCAAGCGCTACGTCGTCGAGCGGATCGCGAAAGGCGACTGGAAACCCGGCGGGGCGATTCCGACCGAAGCCGAACTGGTCAAGGAGTTCGGCGTCGCGCGGATGACGGTGTCGCGTGCACTGCGCGAGCTGACCGCCGAGCGCGTGCTGACCCGCATCCAGGGCGCGGGCACGTTCGTCGAACGGCGGCATTACGAATCGACGGTGCTGGAGATCCGCAACATCGCGGACGAGATCGCGGAGCGCGGCCATCGGCATAGCGGGCGCGTGCTGCTGCTCGAAAGCAGCGACGATACGGAGGCGATCGAAGCGCTCGGGCTGCGCTCGGGGCCGGTGTTTCATTCGCGTATCGTGCATTACGAGGACGACGAGCCGATCCAGTTCGAGGATCGCTACGTGAACCCGGCGCTGTTTCCCGCGTATCTGGAACAGGACTTCACGGTCGAGACGCCGAATCACTATATGGTGCGGCTCGCGCCGATCCAGCGCGCGGAGTTCCGGATCTATGCGCAGAAGCCCGATGCGCAGGTGCGCCGGCACCTGGTGATGGAAATCGGCGAGCCGTGCTTGTTGCTCCGGCGGCGGACCTGGGTCGGTGAACAGGTCGCGACGTCGGTGCGGTTGTGGCATCCGGCGTCGCGGTTTCATTTGGCGGGGAGGGTGTAG
- a CDS encoding glucose 1-dehydrogenase: MGKLAGKVAVVTGASKGIGAAIAKALAAEGASVVVNYASSKAGADDVVSAITTAGGKAVAVGGDVSKAADAKGIVDAAIETYGRLDILVNNSGVYEFAPIEAFAEAQYRRQFDINVLGVLLTTQAAVQHLGEGASIINVSSVVSTLTPATTAVYSGTKGAVDSITGALARELGPRGIRVNTINPGVIVTEGAQSAGVIGSEFEHSAVSQTPLGRVGRPDDVASIAVFLASDDAKWLTGEHIVASGGMR, translated from the coding sequence ATGGGCAAGCTTGCAGGGAAAGTGGCCGTTGTAACCGGTGCGTCGAAGGGTATCGGCGCCGCCATCGCCAAGGCGCTCGCGGCAGAGGGCGCGTCGGTCGTCGTGAACTACGCAAGCAGCAAGGCCGGCGCGGACGACGTCGTGTCCGCCATCACCACGGCCGGTGGGAAAGCCGTTGCCGTGGGCGGCGACGTGTCGAAGGCGGCCGACGCGAAAGGCATCGTCGATGCGGCGATCGAAACGTACGGCCGCCTCGACATCCTCGTCAACAACTCGGGCGTCTACGAGTTCGCGCCGATCGAAGCATTCGCGGAAGCGCAATACCGCAGGCAGTTCGACATCAACGTGCTCGGGGTCCTGCTCACGACACAGGCCGCCGTCCAGCACCTCGGCGAAGGCGCCAGCATCATCAATGTCAGCTCGGTCGTCTCGACGCTCACACCGGCGACGACCGCCGTCTACAGCGGCACGAAAGGCGCGGTGGATTCCATCACTGGCGCACTCGCACGTGAACTCGGGCCACGAGGAATTCGCGTGAACACGATCAATCCGGGCGTGATCGTGACCGAAGGCGCGCAAAGCGCCGGGGTGATCGGATCGGAGTTCGAGCATTCGGCGGTCAGCCAGACGCCACTCGGGCGCGTGGGCAGACCGGACGACGTCGCATCGATTGCGGTTTTCCTCGCTTCCGACGACGCAAAGTGGCTGACGGGCGAGCACATCGTCGCCAGTGGCGGCATGCGCTGA
- a CDS encoding ABC transporter permease: MSIDFDFLLDTLRQLLAAVPTTLGLFFASLVLGGLLSLVIVTMRVSPHWLPNRFARAYILVFRGSPLLIQMFLVYYGLGQFGVIRESFMWPLLREPYVCAVLSLALCTAGYTAEILRGGLMAVPVGQIEAGYSIGLSGFALLRRVIGPIALRQCLPAYSTEAVLLVKSTALASLVTVWEVTGVAQQIIQQTYRTTEVFVCAALIYLGLNFIVVRVLGALEWRLSGHLRAPKQTGAPAAAARDARRVAS; this comes from the coding sequence ATGTCCATCGATTTCGACTTTCTCCTCGACACGCTGCGCCAGCTGCTCGCGGCCGTGCCGACCACGCTCGGCCTGTTCTTCGCATCGCTCGTGCTCGGCGGCCTGCTGTCGCTCGTCATCGTCACGATGCGCGTGTCGCCGCACTGGCTGCCGAACCGCTTCGCGCGTGCGTACATCCTCGTGTTTCGCGGCTCGCCGCTGCTGATCCAGATGTTCCTCGTGTACTACGGGCTCGGCCAGTTCGGCGTGATCCGCGAGAGCTTCATGTGGCCGCTGCTGCGCGAACCGTATGTGTGCGCGGTGCTGTCCCTCGCGCTGTGCACGGCCGGCTATACGGCCGAAATCCTGCGCGGCGGCTTGATGGCCGTGCCGGTCGGGCAGATCGAGGCCGGTTATTCGATCGGCCTCTCGGGCTTCGCGCTGCTGCGTCGCGTGATCGGCCCGATCGCGCTGCGCCAGTGCCTGCCCGCGTATTCGACCGAAGCCGTGCTGCTCGTCAAGTCGACCGCGCTGGCGAGCCTCGTCACCGTGTGGGAAGTGACGGGCGTCGCGCAGCAGATCATTCAACAGACCTACCGGACGACCGAGGTGTTCGTGTGCGCGGCCCTCATCTACCTGGGCCTGAACTTCATTGTCGTGCGCGTGCTCGGCGCGCTCGAATGGCGGCTGTCGGGCCACCTGCGCGCGCCGAAGCAGACCGGCGCGCCGGCCGCGGCCGCGCGCGACGCCCGGCGCGTCGCGTCCTGA
- a CDS encoding ABC transporter permease has product MAILEMLGFGTEGWGGVLLLAALMTIALTLAALAVGAVIGAGIAAAKLSRHRSARVFGDLYTTVFRGVPELLVIYLFYFGGSTLVTTVGQWFGAEGFIGVPPFVIGALAVGMISGAYQAEVYRAAVLAVSKGELEAARSIGMPRSMVLRRILIPQVLRFALPGIGNVWQLSLKDSALISVTGLAELLRTSQIAANSTHQYFVFFVAGGALYLVMTGLSNRVFNRAEAIVGRSFRRNFARN; this is encoded by the coding sequence ATGGCCATCCTTGAAATGCTGGGCTTCGGAACCGAAGGCTGGGGCGGCGTCCTGCTGCTCGCAGCGCTGATGACGATCGCGCTGACGCTCGCCGCGCTCGCGGTCGGTGCCGTGATCGGCGCCGGCATCGCAGCCGCGAAACTGTCGCGCCACCGCAGCGCGCGCGTGTTCGGCGACCTCTACACGACGGTGTTTCGCGGCGTGCCCGAACTGCTCGTGATCTACCTGTTCTATTTCGGCGGCTCGACGCTCGTCACGACCGTCGGCCAGTGGTTCGGCGCGGAAGGTTTCATCGGCGTGCCGCCGTTCGTGATCGGCGCGCTGGCGGTCGGAATGATCTCGGGCGCGTACCAGGCCGAGGTGTATCGCGCGGCCGTGCTGGCCGTGTCGAAGGGCGAGCTCGAAGCGGCGCGCTCGATCGGCATGCCGCGAAGCATGGTGCTGCGCCGCATCCTGATTCCGCAGGTGCTGCGTTTCGCGCTGCCCGGCATCGGCAACGTGTGGCAACTGAGCCTCAAGGATTCCGCGCTGATCTCGGTCACCGGGCTCGCCGAGCTGCTGCGCACCAGCCAGATCGCCGCGAACTCGACGCACCAGTATTTCGTGTTCTTCGTCGCGGGCGGGGCGCTCTATCTCGTGATGACGGGCCTGTCGAACCGCGTGTTCAACCGGGCGGAAGCGATTGTCGGCCGCTCGTTCCGCCGCAATTTCGCACGCAACTGA
- a CDS encoding TetR/AcrR family transcriptional regulator, producing the protein MNKPTPSASPSRGPSDHEVRAQIVDAATEYFSRYGYEKTTVSDLAKEIGFSKAYIYKFFDSKQAIGQVICANRLAAMITAVRENIDGVHSATEKFRRMFKTLLSSGSDLFFQDRKLYDIAAVSAASPWPSVQGYEDQIRQLVAEILRLGRETGEFERKTPQDEAVNAIFLVMKPYFNPLLLQYNLEGAEEATTQLANLVLRSLAP; encoded by the coding sequence ATGAACAAACCGACTCCCTCCGCCTCCCCGTCCCGCGGCCCCTCGGACCACGAAGTTCGCGCCCAGATCGTCGACGCCGCAACGGAATACTTCAGCCGCTACGGCTACGAAAAGACCACCGTTTCCGACCTTGCGAAGGAAATCGGGTTTTCAAAAGCCTATATCTACAAATTCTTCGATTCCAAACAGGCGATCGGTCAAGTCATCTGCGCGAATCGCCTCGCCGCGATGATCACCGCCGTCAGGGAAAACATCGACGGCGTACACAGTGCGACGGAAAAATTTCGCCGTATGTTCAAGACCTTGCTTTCATCCGGAAGCGACCTCTTCTTCCAGGATCGCAAGCTGTACGACATCGCCGCCGTGTCGGCCGCATCACCCTGGCCATCGGTCCAGGGTTATGAGGACCAGATCCGGCAACTCGTCGCCGAGATCCTGCGGCTCGGGCGCGAAACCGGCGAATTCGAACGCAAGACCCCGCAGGACGAGGCGGTGAACGCGATCTTCCTGGTGATGAAACCCTATTTCAATCCGCTGCTGCTCCAGTACAACCTCGAGGGTGCGGAAGAGGCGACGACCCAACTTGCGAACCTGGTACTCAGAAGTCTCGCTCCATGA